Proteins encoded within one genomic window of Neoarius graeffei isolate fNeoGra1 chromosome 18, fNeoGra1.pri, whole genome shotgun sequence:
- the LOC132865801 gene encoding serum amyloid P-component-like codes for MKRLVVFFLSFLLTKAERQDLSGKIFTFPEASNTDYVALSPEEEKTFTAVTVCLRAFSDISRAQSLFSLSLPSIANGFLIFKSKQGAYQLNILGKVVDFHGLQDEFNVWNSVCVTWDSETGLAQMWVNRNPSSRKGLKAGSALTGPPKIILGQEQDNYGGGFDIEQSFVGMLTDVHMWDFVLSPDQIAYYSYGSQIQPGNVLNWNSLEFNKNGYVIIESKDTSHKAGSF; via the exons ATGAAGAGACTTGTGGTCTTTTTCTTATCGTTTCTCCTCACCAAGGCTGAAAGACAAG ATCTTTCAGGTAAAATATTCACATTTCCTGAAGCGTCCAATACTGATTATGTGGCTCTCAGTCCTGAGGAGGAGAAGACCTTCACCGCTGTGACTGTGTGTCTGCGTGCCTTCTCGGACATTTCCAGAGCTCAGAGCCTTTTCTCACTTTCTCTGCCATCAATAGCTAATGGCTTTctaattttcaagtcaaaacaaggAGCGTATCAATTAAACATATTAGGAAAAGTTGTTGACTTTCATGGTTTGCAGGATGAATTCAATGTCTGGAATTCAGTGTGTGTTACCTGGGACAGTGAAACAGGACTCGCACAGATGTGGGTCAATAGAAACCCGAGTTCACGAAAAGGACTGAAGGCAGGAAGTGCTTTGACTGGACCTCCAAAAATCATTTTGGGTCAAGAGCAAGATAATTACGGTGGAGGGTTTGACATTGAACAGTCATTTGTAGGGATGCTGACTGATGTGCACATGTGGGACTTTGTTCTGTCTCCTGATCAGATTGCGTATTATTCATATGGTAGCCAGATTCAGCCAGGCAATGTTCTTAACTGGAATTCCCTAGAATTCAATAAAAATGGCTATGTGATCATAGAAAGTAAGGACACTTCACATAAAGCTGGTAGTTTTTAG